The following coding sequences lie in one Musa acuminata AAA Group cultivar baxijiao chromosome BXJ1-8, Cavendish_Baxijiao_AAA, whole genome shotgun sequence genomic window:
- the LOC135587484 gene encoding ABC transporter G family member 28-like isoform X2, with product MRARWAIAVAIAVLLLCRLPAGRCQGIGGRVNPPQTAPLLLQLQSTVDRLTRNIFPAVKENFGSCIKDPQHDWDHTFNYTKDLDFLGDCADRTPDFSARLCTVAEVKFYFSSFVESGGKTSYLKPNKNCNSSSWVSGCEPGWASSVTPDVNVDLQESEYIPLRTLDSQPCCAGFFCPYGITCMIPCPLGAYCPVAKLNGTTGLCDPYKYQPPPWKPNHTCGGADIWADVDNSGDLFCPAGYYCPSTIQKNNCSSGHYCRMGSTYETSCYKSNTCHLNSEKQSMTIFGALVMVALILLLLIIYNFSDQILAYRERRQAKSREAAVRIAREAVQARERWKAAKNIAVKHAVGIQNQISRTFSRKISNKLQESYKVLGLSRQLSDASTSDIEELSMLGNNNMTHSSEKISDSSESPQIDIGDTYPRKKATKGKHMHTRTRIFKDAYIEIEKEKVLQQEKKNLTFSGVISMATKNEIRTRPIIEITFKDLSLVLKRNKKQLLKSVTGKLVPGHVTAIMGPSGAGKTTFLTALAGKTSGCQMTGLVLINGKVEPIRSYKKIIGFVPQDDIVHGNLTVEENLWFSANCRLSADMPKANRVLIVERTIESLGLQAVRNSLVGTVEKRGISGGQRKRVNVGLEMVMEPSLLILDEPTSGLDSSSSLLLLRALRREALEGVNISMVVHQPSYTLFSMFDDLILLAKGGLIAYQGPVRKVEEYFSGLGIVVPERVNPPDYFIDILEGIVKPGTSTAVKSNQLPLIWMLHNGYNVPPDMRNEVDSVNASFRSGISSDRIGSDEDSGDADVWGDIKGAFEEKRDHLEHNFSKSKDLANRRTPGKLKQYKYYLGRVFKQRLREATTLAVDYLILGLAGVCLGILAKANDSNFGLSWARLAL from the exons GCAGCATGATTGGGATCATACCTTCAATTACACCAAGGATTTGGATTTCTTGGGGGACTGCGCGGACAGAACACCCG ATTTTTCTGCACGTCTATGCACGGTAGCAGAAGTCAAGTTCTACTTCAGCAGTTTCGTTGAAAGTGGTGGAAAGACTAGCTACTTGAAACCCAATAAAAACTGTAACTCAAGTTCATGGGTTTCTGGATGTGAGCCAGGATGGGCAAGCAGCGTTACTCCAGATGTGAATGTTGACCTTCAAGAATCTGAGTATATCCCTCTAAGAACTCTCGATAGTCAACCTTGTTGTGCAGGCTTTTTCTGCCCTTATGGTATTACTTGCATGATAC CTTGTCCCTTGGGTGCATATTGCCCAGTTGCAAAACTTAATGGAACTACAGGTCTTTGTGATCC ATACAAGTACCAGCCACCCCCTTGGAAACCAAACCATACATGTGGTGGTGCAGACATTTGGGCTGATGTTGATAATAGTGGTGATCTATTCTGCCCAGCAGGATACTACTGTCCAAGCACCATTCAGAAAAATAATTGCAGTAGTGG ACACTATTGCAGGATGGGTTCTACTTATGAAACTA GTTGCTACAAGTCAAATACATGCCATTTGAATTCTGAAAAACAAAGCATGACTATTTTTGGTGCTTTAGTAATG GTTGCATTAATTTTGTTGTTATTGATAATCTACAACTTCTCTGATCAAATTCTCGCTTACCGGGAAAGACGACAAGCCAAATCGAGGGAAGCTGCTGTAAGGATAGCTAGAGAAGCTGTTCAAGCTCGTGAAAGATGGAAAGCAGCAAAAAATATAGCAGTGAAGCATGCAGTTGGAATCCAAAATCAGATATCTCGCACATTTTCACGCAAAATATCCAATAAACTGCAAGAATCATATAAAGTTCTTGGTCTATCTCGACAGTTATCAGATGCATCGACATCGGATATTGAGGAACTAAGTATGCTCGGTAATAATAATATGACACATTCATCCGAAAAGATTTCTGACAGTTCTGAAAGTCCTCAAATTGATATTGGAGACACTTATCCCAGAAAGAAAGCAACAAAAGGGAAACATATGCATACTCGTACACGAATCTTCAAGGATGCATACATCGAGAttgaaaaagagaaagtgctaCAGCAGGAAAAGAAGAACTTGACTTTTTCAGGAGTAATTTCTATGGCTACTAAAAATGAAATCAGAACAAGACCTATCATAGAGATTACCTTCAAGGATCTATCTTTAGTTCTTAAAAGGAACAAGAAGCAACTTCTGAAAAGTGTGACAGGGAAACTTGTTCCAGGCCATGTAACTGCAATCATGGGTCCATCTGGTGCAGGGAAAACCACATTTCTTACTGCTTTGGCTGGAAAGACATCTGGATGTCAGATGACTGGACTAGTTCTAATAAATGGAAAGGTTGAACCTATTCGTTCATATAAAAAGATAATTGGTTTTGTGCCACAAGATGATATTGTGCATGGAAACTTGACAGTGGAGGAAAATCTTTGGTTCAGTGCTAATTGTAG ACTTTCTGCAGATATGCCAAAAGCCAACAGAGTTCTAATTGTTGAAAGAACTATAGAGTCATTGGGGTTGCAAGCAGTTCGAAATTCCTTGGTTGGAACAGTAGAGAAGCGTGGAATTTCTGGTGGGCAAAGAAAGCGAGTAAATGTTGGGCTTGAGATGGTCATGGAACCATCTCTTTTGATACTAGATGAACCAACATCTGGTTTGGATAGTTCTTCATCTCTGCTGCTACTTAGAGCTCTTCGTCGTGAGGCACTTGAAGGGGTAAACATCTCCATGGTGGTTCACCAGCCCAG CTACACTTTGTTCAGCATGTTCGATGATTTAATACTTTTGGCAAAAGGTGGTTTAATTGCATATCAAGGGCCAGTGAGGAAAGTTGAAGAATACTTTTCAGGCCTTGGGATTGTAGTCCCTGAGCGTGTCAATCCACCAGACTACTTTATCGACATTTTAGAGGGTATAGTGAAGCCAGGCACAAGTACAGCTGTTAAATCCAATCAGTTGCCACTTATATGGATGTTGCATAATGGATATAATGTGCCCCCTGATATGCGCAACGAAGTCGATTCTGTCAATGCATCATTTAGGAGTGGAATAAGTTCTGATAGGATTGGCTCAGATGAGGATTCTGGTGATGCTGATGTTTGGGGAGACATAAAAGGTGCCTTTGAAGAAAAGCGAGATCACTTAGAGCACAATTTTTCAAAATCCAAAGATTTAGCAAACCGAAGGACACCTGGTAAACTCAAGCAGTATAAGTACTACCTTGGAAG GGTCTTCAAGCAGCGTTTGCGTGAAGCTACAACACTAGCTGTTGATTATTTGATCCTTGGTCTCGCGGGAGTCTGCTTAGGGATACTTGCTAAAGCAAATGACTCTAATTTCGGG CTCTCTTGGGCCAGATTGGCGCTTTGA